In a genomic window of Oreochromis aureus strain Israel breed Guangdong linkage group 13, ZZ_aureus, whole genome shotgun sequence:
- the cfap43 gene encoding cilia- and flagella-associated protein 43 isoform X1, which translates to MNEFGSLELRWIQGFANRNTEFVENKTVCYTCGNHICFLNLETRTQNAFPSPGRGIGALTANGNSGIFAFSEEKLSPSIYVYTFPELQLKNELKGGAQLDYTSLALSHGGPYLGSCSSLPDHIITVWNWENAEPLCSQPQAGQDVVSLAFNPMNWLQLCALGTASLTVWNIAKSDSLHVLQPSTIELRAPDGTFSESQAPSSQNVSNIMAKLHQRTRARLTPSAICWTATSKLYVGCAEGFLLLVDPESHSVSVLFNPTSADAIPELRRNSFQRLTPNNNGLIAVGKESVVHLQIKGAQINIAQMWQLERPVTTVMYSPDYKALLFSSNTGQMYVLNPAQSDRIVKIFDVLSGNFVTATLLHNDKNICVSLKESGELQLWSSDGICISSLSLQVEVTCLASCPFAHYAAVGTATGKVLFIDLNQEQRPRLVHEVLLYHTAVDHLVFDHGGNYLFTGGSDSHIYVLEARPSKMFSVIGYTVLPGCILSLSAQCNRDNNEVKVLALCAGEEDRKKDGSLLTLLSLPTQNLGGPDSIDRHGCLSSHVLKVFTFTVPRPLKSCVLGLSEIFAYCHRSKTLQRFVLPEDKGDLSDQQGVELKPVQEVRGHPLGPASLALSPHCLWLASVGRDGLLRIRETASMERYIELQCHSCRLGGVRSVSFSTDGCTLLTVGLKDGSLVCTNIRVKGGDVSKMNEATQYSKSMAHFLKNIFDTENPILINFPVWGQVSLVGTETPEVSGGPSVDVTERDGDDNNLLRAPPSQPTWPESRREGLLKEDQEQYSEMKKNLMETIKELRDSIQEMIRDSENQPEHFNLDVEEERRLEAMVEQEVTRVRTEIEWDILEKCYLRDVLKRECWDTMKVISRTIKAFHSDLEVLNYPLKEQTEKELEDLCRVQNMRKLEKAACSLGNLKKDLSAQEEEEEKKVQDAETATVTGSISAELGYSNPYVYDQFSLKTIEQRINQIVLLQDVIYRAKTAFNTDFEALHKQKMKELKRVRDRNKHIREIMLQLDMHEELWEPSLTNSEWPERLLTVEDSEIRAERYLTAEQKEEEERRKLEEERRLAAQADDSRERALDDMMDGVLEVKKEDILKMEIPPPEFVLTKPDIQWSEEEKKAFKEYEKKAKELSEEKEKYKKLLEIEIKKLHQSTKEATERFDENLAKLLEKKVNCTVAIYQEELKITYLVESVLREEEMRSQEQELKLKLEKMLAYKDETGERLKKLEEEVEFLQETYDNVVLEDKSLDKDFRRAFSELPSHMVDCLYKMFKRRPRAQKMRAQMDNSNNSDPFKEHRLYGSQAPDAFSQMLRAMDELDAPANMPEGLSTVAWERFCQIRRAKVESEQKVKTKALTLAEMQAFLQKKRNEDKAAQEEIKNLSEALESLHRKRTDLLMDTMVQIILKQGQVEVTTTDPTADNADTNFILYHRSVVDNLRSVIRTLAEQKIASMVVCKDVHKGMIQLEWENKVMRKQIEDLYDKEKNIKMLRLSEEQQKMTHCSKSDQESHTSKQISSLEKSIALMETTHKKSVQQRLRKIEQLNKRAAAKAKKSANLEQQLPEMQVTVSELRHICEAAAMAENEAAAREERYQEIVKRSKLKELARVQAENLAFLGAEVERLTMKNFPSLDQLKH; encoded by the exons atgaaTGAGTTTGGAAGTTTAGAGCTCAG GTGGATACAAGGTTTCGCAAACAGAAATACCGAGtttgttgaaaataaaacagtatGCTACACATGTGGGAATCATATATGTTTCCTGAACTTGGAGACAAGGACGCAAAACGCGTTTCCGAGTCCTGGCAGAGGCATTGGTGCATTGACAGCCAACGGAAACAGTGGGATTTTTGCTTTCTCCGAGGAAAAGCTATCCCCGTCGATATATGTGTACACTTTCCCTGAGCTTCAGTTGAAGAATGAACTTAAGG GAGGAGCACAACTGGACTATACATCTCTGGCATTAAGTCACGGTGGTCCATATTTGGGCTCCTGCTCCTCTCTTCCTGACCACATCATTACTGTGTG GAACTGGGAAAATGCTGAGCCGCTTTGTTCTCAACCACAAGCTGGACAGGATGTCGTTTCCTTGGCATTCAACCCCATGAATTGGCTTCAGCTTTGTGCCTTGGGCACTGCTTCACTCACTGTCTGGAATATTGCAAAGAGTGACAGCCTTCATGTCCTGCAACCGAG TACAATTGAGCTTCGAGCACCTGATGGGACCTTTAGTGAGAGCCAGGCACCATCCTCTCAAAATGTCAGCAACATTATG GCCAAACTCCACCAGAGGACCAGAGCCAGGCTGACTCCTTCTGCCATCTGCTGGACAGCCACTTCAAAGCTCTATGTGGGCTGTGCTGAAGGATTCCTGCTTCTTGTTGACCCAGAGAGCCACTCTGTCTCTGTCCTTTTCAATCCTACAA gTGCTGATGCTATCCCTGAACTCAGAAGAAACAGCTTTCAGCGTTTAACTCCTAATAACAATGGTTTGATTGCTGTAGGAAAG GAGAGCGTGGTACACCTGCAAATCAAAGGGGCTCAgataaacattgcacaaatgtGGCAGTTAGAAAGACCTGTCACAACTGTGATGTACTCTCCTGACTATAAAGCATTACTTTTTTCCTCTAATACA GGGCAGATGTATGTGTTGAACCCAGCCCAGTCAGACAGGATTGTGAAGATCTTCGATGTTCTCAGCGGCAACTTTGTGACAGCAACTCTCTTGCACAATGACAAGAACATTTGTGTG TCCTTGAAGGAGTCTGGAGAATTGCAGCTGTGGTCCTCAGATGGCATCTGCATCAGTTCTCTCTCACTCCAAGTGGAG GTGACATGTCTGGCCTCCTGTCCTTTTGCACACTATGCAGCTGTAGGAACAGCTACAGGAAAAGTGCTCTTTATTGACCTAAACCAGGAGCAGAGGCCTCGCCTGGTGCACGAGGTTCTCCTTTACCACACTGCTGTTGATCACTTAGT TTTTGATCATGGCGGGAACTACCTTTTCACCGGTGGCTCAGATTCACATATCTATGTCTTAGAAGCAAGGCCATCCAAGATGTTTTCAGTCATAGGGTACACAG TTCTTCCTGGATGCATTTTGTCTCTTTCCGCTCAGTGCAACAGAGACAACAACGAGGTGAAGGTTCTTGCACTGTGTGCTGGTGAAGAGGACAGAAAAAAGGACGGTAGCCTGCTTACATTGCTCTCTCTGCCTACCCAGAACCTTGGAG GTCCAGATAGTATAGACCGACATGGTTGCCTGTCTTCTCACGTCCTCAAAGTGTTCACATTCACGGTGCCTCGTCCACTTAAAAGCTGTGTTCTGGGATTAAGTGAGATCTTTGCTTACTGCCACAGGAGTAAAACACTTCAGCGATTTGTACTTCCCGAG GACAAAGGGGATCTCTCCGATCAACAGGGAGTCGAGCTGAAACCAGTGCAGGAAGTAAGGGGTCATCCGTTGGGCCCTgcctctcttgctctctcccCTCACTGCTTATGGTTGGCTTCTGTGGGCCGAGATGGCTTACTACGGATTAGAGAAACTGCTTCCATG GAGCGGTACATTGAACTGCAGTGTCACTCGTGCCGTCTCGGTGGAGTCCGGAGCGTGTCCTTTTCCACAGACGGTTGTACACTCCTCACTGTAGGCCTCAAAGATGGCTCTCTTGTATGCACTAATATCAG AGTTAAAGGTGGGGATGTCAGTAAGATGAATGAAGCTACTCAGTACAGCAAGTCTATGGCTCATTTCTTGAAGAATATCTTTGATACTGAAAATCCCATCCTGATTAACTTTCCTGTGTGGGGTCAAGTGTCTCTGGTTGGGACGGAAACTCCAGAG GTCAGTGGTGGACCATCTGTGGATGTGACAGAGCGAGATGGGGATGATAACAACCTCCTACGTGCTCCACCTTCACAGCCCACCTGGCCTGAAAGCAGGCGAGAGGGG CTTCTAAAAGAAGATCAAGAACAATACTCTGAGATGAAGAAGAACCTGATGGAAACCATCAAAGAGTTACGTGACAGT ATCCAGGAGATGATACGTGACAGTGAGAACCAGCCTGAACACTTTAACCTGGATGttgaggaggagaggagactCGAGGCCATGGTGGAGCAGGAGGTCACGAGG GTGAGGACGGAAATTGAATGGGacattttagaaaaatgttACCTCCGTGATGTCCTAAAGAGAGAATGCTGGGATACCATGAAGGTCATCAGCAGGACCATAAAG GCCTTTCACTCTGACCTTGAAGTGCTGAACTACCCtctgaaagagcaaacagagAAAGAGCTTGAAGACCTTTGCAGGGTTCAAAATATGAGGAAGTTAGAAAAAGCTGCCTGCAGC CTGGGCAACCTAAAGAAGGATCTCAGTGcacaagaagaagaggaggagaagaaagtcCAGGACGCAGAGACTGCCACTGTGACGGGGAGTATCTCGGCTGAGTTAGGATATTCAAATCCTTATGTCTACGATCAGTTCAGCCTGAAAACCATAGAGCAGAGGATCAACCAGATTGTTTTGTTACAG GATGTGATTTATCGCGCCAAGACAGCTTTCAACACTGACTTTGAGGCATTACACAAGCAGAAGATGAAGGAGCTCAAACGTGTGAGAGACAGGAACAAGCACATCAGAGAAATCATGCTGCAGCTGGACATGCACGAGGAGCTGTGGGAGCCCAGTCTGACCAACAGCGAGTGGCCAGAGAGGCTGCTCACAGTGGAAGACTCTGAG ATAAGAGCTGAACGGTACCTGACAGCGGagcagaaagaggaggaggagaggagaaagctGGAAGAGGAACGTCGTTTGGCTGCCCAA GCTGATGATTCTAGAGAAAGGGCTCTTGATGACATGATGGATGGAGTACTTGAAGTGAAAAAAGAGGACATCCTGAAAATG GAAATACCTCCGCCTGAGTTTGTTTTGACCAAACCTGACATTCAGTGGagtgaggaggagaaaaaagctTTCAAAGAGTATGAAAAGAAAGCCAAGGAGCTCAGCGAGGAGAAGGAGAAGTACAAAAAG CTACtggaaattgaaataaaaaagcTTCACCAGTCCACCAAGGAAGCGACCGAAAGGTTTGATGAAAATCTGGCAAAGCTGTTAGAGAAGAAAGTGAACTGCACAGTAGCTATATACCAG GAAGAGCTCAAGATCACATATCTCGTTGAGTCAGTCCTCAGAGAAGAAGAGATGAGAAGCCAGGAGCAGGAGCTCAAGCTCAAACTTGAAAAAATGTTGGCATACAAG GATGAAACTGGGGAGAGGTTGAAGAAGCTGGAAGAAGAAGTAGAGTTTTTACAGGAGACCTATGACAATGTTGTTCTTGAAGACAAA TCGCTGGATAAAGACTTCAGGAGGGCGTTTTCAGAACTCCCGAGCCATATGGTCGATTGCCTCTATAAGATGTTCAAACGCAGACCCAG GGCTCAGAAGATGAGGGCCCAGATGGACAACAGTAACAATTCTGACCCGTTTAAAGAGCATCGTCTGTATGGTTCTCAGGCCCCTGATGCATTCAGCCAAATGCTCAGAGCCATGGATGAGCTGGACGCTCCAGCGAACATGCCAGAGGGCTTAAGCACAGTAGCCTGGGAGAGATTCTGTCAAATTCGCAGAGCTAAAGTAGAGAGCGAGCAAAAG gtaaaaacaaaagctttgaCTCTCGCTGAGATGCAGGCATTCCTGCAGAAGAAGAGAAATGAGGATAAAGCTGCTCAAGAGGAAATTAAAAATCTTTCTGAAGCGCTTGAAAG TCTGCACCGGAAGAGGACTGATCTCCTGATGGACACCATGGTCCAGATCATACTTAAACAGGGACAGGTGGAGGTGACTACCACAGACCCAACTGCTGACAACGCAGACACCAACTTCATTCTTTACCACAGGAGCGTTGTGGACAACCTGAGAAGTGTCATCAGG ACACTTGCAGAGCAGAAAATAGCATCCATGGTGGTGTGCAAAGACGTGCATAAGGGAATGATCCAGCTAGAGTGGGAGAACAAGGTGATGAGGAAGCAAATAGAAGACCTCTACGACAAGGAGAAGAACATCAAGATGCTACGACTCtcagaggagcagcagaaaatgaCA catTGCAGCAAGTCAGATCAAGAAAGTCACACATCCAAGCAGATTTCCAGTTTGGAGAAAAGTATTGCGTTGATGGAAACG ACTCATAAGAAGAGTGTGCAGCAACGCTTAAGAAAGATTGAACAGTTAAATAAGCGGGCAGCAGCAAAAGCTAAAAAGAGCGCCAATTTAGAACAGCAGCTCCCTGAAATGCAGGTCACCGTGTCGGAGTTGAGACACATCTGCGAAGCAGCAG CTATGGCAGAAAATGAGGCTGCTGCAAGAGAAGAGCGCTACCAGGAAATCGTTAAGAGGAGCAAGCTGAAAGAACTTGCCAGAGTTCAGGCAGAGAACCTGGCTTTCCTTGGGGCAGAAGTTGAGCGTCTCACCATGAAAAACTTTCCTTCACTTGATCAACTGAAACACTAA
- the cfap43 gene encoding cilia- and flagella-associated protein 43 isoform X2: MNEFGSLELRWIQGFANRNTEFVENKTVCYTCGNHICFLNLETRTQNAFPSPGRGIGALTANGNSGIFAFSEEKLSPSIYVYTFPELQLKNELKGGAQLDYTSLALSHGGPYLGSCSSLPDHIITVWNWENAEPLCSQPQAGQDVVSLAFNPMNWLQLCALGTASLTVWNIAKSDSLHVLQPSTIELRAPDGTFSESQAPSSQNAKLHQRTRARLTPSAICWTATSKLYVGCAEGFLLLVDPESHSVSVLFNPTSADAIPELRRNSFQRLTPNNNGLIAVGKESVVHLQIKGAQINIAQMWQLERPVTTVMYSPDYKALLFSSNTGQMYVLNPAQSDRIVKIFDVLSGNFVTATLLHNDKNICVSLKESGELQLWSSDGICISSLSLQVEVTCLASCPFAHYAAVGTATGKVLFIDLNQEQRPRLVHEVLLYHTAVDHLVFDHGGNYLFTGGSDSHIYVLEARPSKMFSVIGYTVLPGCILSLSAQCNRDNNEVKVLALCAGEEDRKKDGSLLTLLSLPTQNLGGPDSIDRHGCLSSHVLKVFTFTVPRPLKSCVLGLSEIFAYCHRSKTLQRFVLPEDKGDLSDQQGVELKPVQEVRGHPLGPASLALSPHCLWLASVGRDGLLRIRETASMERYIELQCHSCRLGGVRSVSFSTDGCTLLTVGLKDGSLVCTNIRVKGGDVSKMNEATQYSKSMAHFLKNIFDTENPILINFPVWGQVSLVGTETPEVSGGPSVDVTERDGDDNNLLRAPPSQPTWPESRREGLLKEDQEQYSEMKKNLMETIKELRDSIQEMIRDSENQPEHFNLDVEEERRLEAMVEQEVTRVRTEIEWDILEKCYLRDVLKRECWDTMKVISRTIKAFHSDLEVLNYPLKEQTEKELEDLCRVQNMRKLEKAACSLGNLKKDLSAQEEEEEKKVQDAETATVTGSISAELGYSNPYVYDQFSLKTIEQRINQIVLLQDVIYRAKTAFNTDFEALHKQKMKELKRVRDRNKHIREIMLQLDMHEELWEPSLTNSEWPERLLTVEDSEIRAERYLTAEQKEEEERRKLEEERRLAAQADDSRERALDDMMDGVLEVKKEDILKMEIPPPEFVLTKPDIQWSEEEKKAFKEYEKKAKELSEEKEKYKKLLEIEIKKLHQSTKEATERFDENLAKLLEKKVNCTVAIYQEELKITYLVESVLREEEMRSQEQELKLKLEKMLAYKDETGERLKKLEEEVEFLQETYDNVVLEDKSLDKDFRRAFSELPSHMVDCLYKMFKRRPRAQKMRAQMDNSNNSDPFKEHRLYGSQAPDAFSQMLRAMDELDAPANMPEGLSTVAWERFCQIRRAKVESEQKVKTKALTLAEMQAFLQKKRNEDKAAQEEIKNLSEALESLHRKRTDLLMDTMVQIILKQGQVEVTTTDPTADNADTNFILYHRSVVDNLRSVIRTLAEQKIASMVVCKDVHKGMIQLEWENKVMRKQIEDLYDKEKNIKMLRLSEEQQKMTHCSKSDQESHTSKQISSLEKSIALMETTHKKSVQQRLRKIEQLNKRAAAKAKKSANLEQQLPEMQVTVSELRHICEAAAMAENEAAAREERYQEIVKRSKLKELARVQAENLAFLGAEVERLTMKNFPSLDQLKH; the protein is encoded by the exons atgaaTGAGTTTGGAAGTTTAGAGCTCAG GTGGATACAAGGTTTCGCAAACAGAAATACCGAGtttgttgaaaataaaacagtatGCTACACATGTGGGAATCATATATGTTTCCTGAACTTGGAGACAAGGACGCAAAACGCGTTTCCGAGTCCTGGCAGAGGCATTGGTGCATTGACAGCCAACGGAAACAGTGGGATTTTTGCTTTCTCCGAGGAAAAGCTATCCCCGTCGATATATGTGTACACTTTCCCTGAGCTTCAGTTGAAGAATGAACTTAAGG GAGGAGCACAACTGGACTATACATCTCTGGCATTAAGTCACGGTGGTCCATATTTGGGCTCCTGCTCCTCTCTTCCTGACCACATCATTACTGTGTG GAACTGGGAAAATGCTGAGCCGCTTTGTTCTCAACCACAAGCTGGACAGGATGTCGTTTCCTTGGCATTCAACCCCATGAATTGGCTTCAGCTTTGTGCCTTGGGCACTGCTTCACTCACTGTCTGGAATATTGCAAAGAGTGACAGCCTTCATGTCCTGCAACCGAG TACAATTGAGCTTCGAGCACCTGATGGGACCTTTAGTGAGAGCCAGGCACCATCCTCTCAAAAT GCCAAACTCCACCAGAGGACCAGAGCCAGGCTGACTCCTTCTGCCATCTGCTGGACAGCCACTTCAAAGCTCTATGTGGGCTGTGCTGAAGGATTCCTGCTTCTTGTTGACCCAGAGAGCCACTCTGTCTCTGTCCTTTTCAATCCTACAA gTGCTGATGCTATCCCTGAACTCAGAAGAAACAGCTTTCAGCGTTTAACTCCTAATAACAATGGTTTGATTGCTGTAGGAAAG GAGAGCGTGGTACACCTGCAAATCAAAGGGGCTCAgataaacattgcacaaatgtGGCAGTTAGAAAGACCTGTCACAACTGTGATGTACTCTCCTGACTATAAAGCATTACTTTTTTCCTCTAATACA GGGCAGATGTATGTGTTGAACCCAGCCCAGTCAGACAGGATTGTGAAGATCTTCGATGTTCTCAGCGGCAACTTTGTGACAGCAACTCTCTTGCACAATGACAAGAACATTTGTGTG TCCTTGAAGGAGTCTGGAGAATTGCAGCTGTGGTCCTCAGATGGCATCTGCATCAGTTCTCTCTCACTCCAAGTGGAG GTGACATGTCTGGCCTCCTGTCCTTTTGCACACTATGCAGCTGTAGGAACAGCTACAGGAAAAGTGCTCTTTATTGACCTAAACCAGGAGCAGAGGCCTCGCCTGGTGCACGAGGTTCTCCTTTACCACACTGCTGTTGATCACTTAGT TTTTGATCATGGCGGGAACTACCTTTTCACCGGTGGCTCAGATTCACATATCTATGTCTTAGAAGCAAGGCCATCCAAGATGTTTTCAGTCATAGGGTACACAG TTCTTCCTGGATGCATTTTGTCTCTTTCCGCTCAGTGCAACAGAGACAACAACGAGGTGAAGGTTCTTGCACTGTGTGCTGGTGAAGAGGACAGAAAAAAGGACGGTAGCCTGCTTACATTGCTCTCTCTGCCTACCCAGAACCTTGGAG GTCCAGATAGTATAGACCGACATGGTTGCCTGTCTTCTCACGTCCTCAAAGTGTTCACATTCACGGTGCCTCGTCCACTTAAAAGCTGTGTTCTGGGATTAAGTGAGATCTTTGCTTACTGCCACAGGAGTAAAACACTTCAGCGATTTGTACTTCCCGAG GACAAAGGGGATCTCTCCGATCAACAGGGAGTCGAGCTGAAACCAGTGCAGGAAGTAAGGGGTCATCCGTTGGGCCCTgcctctcttgctctctcccCTCACTGCTTATGGTTGGCTTCTGTGGGCCGAGATGGCTTACTACGGATTAGAGAAACTGCTTCCATG GAGCGGTACATTGAACTGCAGTGTCACTCGTGCCGTCTCGGTGGAGTCCGGAGCGTGTCCTTTTCCACAGACGGTTGTACACTCCTCACTGTAGGCCTCAAAGATGGCTCTCTTGTATGCACTAATATCAG AGTTAAAGGTGGGGATGTCAGTAAGATGAATGAAGCTACTCAGTACAGCAAGTCTATGGCTCATTTCTTGAAGAATATCTTTGATACTGAAAATCCCATCCTGATTAACTTTCCTGTGTGGGGTCAAGTGTCTCTGGTTGGGACGGAAACTCCAGAG GTCAGTGGTGGACCATCTGTGGATGTGACAGAGCGAGATGGGGATGATAACAACCTCCTACGTGCTCCACCTTCACAGCCCACCTGGCCTGAAAGCAGGCGAGAGGGG CTTCTAAAAGAAGATCAAGAACAATACTCTGAGATGAAGAAGAACCTGATGGAAACCATCAAAGAGTTACGTGACAGT ATCCAGGAGATGATACGTGACAGTGAGAACCAGCCTGAACACTTTAACCTGGATGttgaggaggagaggagactCGAGGCCATGGTGGAGCAGGAGGTCACGAGG GTGAGGACGGAAATTGAATGGGacattttagaaaaatgttACCTCCGTGATGTCCTAAAGAGAGAATGCTGGGATACCATGAAGGTCATCAGCAGGACCATAAAG GCCTTTCACTCTGACCTTGAAGTGCTGAACTACCCtctgaaagagcaaacagagAAAGAGCTTGAAGACCTTTGCAGGGTTCAAAATATGAGGAAGTTAGAAAAAGCTGCCTGCAGC CTGGGCAACCTAAAGAAGGATCTCAGTGcacaagaagaagaggaggagaagaaagtcCAGGACGCAGAGACTGCCACTGTGACGGGGAGTATCTCGGCTGAGTTAGGATATTCAAATCCTTATGTCTACGATCAGTTCAGCCTGAAAACCATAGAGCAGAGGATCAACCAGATTGTTTTGTTACAG GATGTGATTTATCGCGCCAAGACAGCTTTCAACACTGACTTTGAGGCATTACACAAGCAGAAGATGAAGGAGCTCAAACGTGTGAGAGACAGGAACAAGCACATCAGAGAAATCATGCTGCAGCTGGACATGCACGAGGAGCTGTGGGAGCCCAGTCTGACCAACAGCGAGTGGCCAGAGAGGCTGCTCACAGTGGAAGACTCTGAG ATAAGAGCTGAACGGTACCTGACAGCGGagcagaaagaggaggaggagaggagaaagctGGAAGAGGAACGTCGTTTGGCTGCCCAA GCTGATGATTCTAGAGAAAGGGCTCTTGATGACATGATGGATGGAGTACTTGAAGTGAAAAAAGAGGACATCCTGAAAATG GAAATACCTCCGCCTGAGTTTGTTTTGACCAAACCTGACATTCAGTGGagtgaggaggagaaaaaagctTTCAAAGAGTATGAAAAGAAAGCCAAGGAGCTCAGCGAGGAGAAGGAGAAGTACAAAAAG CTACtggaaattgaaataaaaaagcTTCACCAGTCCACCAAGGAAGCGACCGAAAGGTTTGATGAAAATCTGGCAAAGCTGTTAGAGAAGAAAGTGAACTGCACAGTAGCTATATACCAG GAAGAGCTCAAGATCACATATCTCGTTGAGTCAGTCCTCAGAGAAGAAGAGATGAGAAGCCAGGAGCAGGAGCTCAAGCTCAAACTTGAAAAAATGTTGGCATACAAG GATGAAACTGGGGAGAGGTTGAAGAAGCTGGAAGAAGAAGTAGAGTTTTTACAGGAGACCTATGACAATGTTGTTCTTGAAGACAAA TCGCTGGATAAAGACTTCAGGAGGGCGTTTTCAGAACTCCCGAGCCATATGGTCGATTGCCTCTATAAGATGTTCAAACGCAGACCCAG GGCTCAGAAGATGAGGGCCCAGATGGACAACAGTAACAATTCTGACCCGTTTAAAGAGCATCGTCTGTATGGTTCTCAGGCCCCTGATGCATTCAGCCAAATGCTCAGAGCCATGGATGAGCTGGACGCTCCAGCGAACATGCCAGAGGGCTTAAGCACAGTAGCCTGGGAGAGATTCTGTCAAATTCGCAGAGCTAAAGTAGAGAGCGAGCAAAAG gtaaaaacaaaagctttgaCTCTCGCTGAGATGCAGGCATTCCTGCAGAAGAAGAGAAATGAGGATAAAGCTGCTCAAGAGGAAATTAAAAATCTTTCTGAAGCGCTTGAAAG TCTGCACCGGAAGAGGACTGATCTCCTGATGGACACCATGGTCCAGATCATACTTAAACAGGGACAGGTGGAGGTGACTACCACAGACCCAACTGCTGACAACGCAGACACCAACTTCATTCTTTACCACAGGAGCGTTGTGGACAACCTGAGAAGTGTCATCAGG ACACTTGCAGAGCAGAAAATAGCATCCATGGTGGTGTGCAAAGACGTGCATAAGGGAATGATCCAGCTAGAGTGGGAGAACAAGGTGATGAGGAAGCAAATAGAAGACCTCTACGACAAGGAGAAGAACATCAAGATGCTACGACTCtcagaggagcagcagaaaatgaCA catTGCAGCAAGTCAGATCAAGAAAGTCACACATCCAAGCAGATTTCCAGTTTGGAGAAAAGTATTGCGTTGATGGAAACG ACTCATAAGAAGAGTGTGCAGCAACGCTTAAGAAAGATTGAACAGTTAAATAAGCGGGCAGCAGCAAAAGCTAAAAAGAGCGCCAATTTAGAACAGCAGCTCCCTGAAATGCAGGTCACCGTGTCGGAGTTGAGACACATCTGCGAAGCAGCAG CTATGGCAGAAAATGAGGCTGCTGCAAGAGAAGAGCGCTACCAGGAAATCGTTAAGAGGAGCAAGCTGAAAGAACTTGCCAGAGTTCAGGCAGAGAACCTGGCTTTCCTTGGGGCAGAAGTTGAGCGTCTCACCATGAAAAACTTTCCTTCACTTGATCAACTGAAACACTAA